Proteins from a single region of Candidatus Margulisiibacteriota bacterium:
- the larB gene encoding nickel pincer cofactor biosynthesis protein LarB encodes MDLPQLKRILSRLRKGKLSPAEALSLLRALPYRNLGFAKVDHHRQLRKGFPEVIYCPGKTIEHIKKIALTQKDVLATRADEKIFLEIKKVLPNAKYFPLARIISIRSTKRKDLSASKKPILVITAGTADIPVAEEAAVTAELLGNKANRIYDVGVAGLHRLLDRTKDIMSAPVIIVVAGMDGALPSVIAGLTSAPVIAVPTSVGYGASFKGLSALLTMMNACATGVGVVNIDNGFGAACLADAIMRRK; translated from the coding sequence ATGGACCTTCCGCAGCTAAAAAGAATTTTGTCCCGCCTCAGGAAAGGCAAGCTCTCCCCTGCTGAAGCTCTTTCGCTTTTGAGGGCTCTCCCTTACCGGAACCTCGGCTTTGCAAAGGTCGACCATCACCGCCAGCTGAGAAAAGGTTTTCCCGAGGTCATATACTGCCCGGGCAAGACCATAGAACATATTAAAAAAATAGCCTTGACCCAGAAGGATGTGCTTGCCACAAGGGCAGATGAAAAAATATTTCTGGAGATTAAAAAAGTCCTTCCGAATGCAAAATACTTCCCTCTCGCGCGGATTATATCCATCAGGAGCACAAAAAGAAAGGACCTCTCTGCCTCAAAAAAGCCGATACTTGTTATTACCGCTGGAACAGCCGATATCCCGGTTGCCGAAGAGGCCGCCGTAACCGCGGAGCTCCTTGGCAATAAGGCAAATAGGATCTATGATGTCGGAGTGGCAGGCCTTCACAGGCTTCTTGACAGGACAAAGGATATTATGTCCGCGCCCGTCATAATAGTCGTTGCCGGAATGGATGGGGCGCTGCCGAGCGTTATAGCCGGGCTTACATCGGCTCCTGTGATAGCAGTACCCACCAGTGTCGGCTACGGCGCCAGCTTCAAAGGGCTTTCTGCACTTCTGACAATGATGAACGCCTGCGCCACGGGAGTGGGCGTGGTCAACATAGACAACGGCTTTGGCGCTGCATGCCTTGCCGACGCTATAATGAGGAGAAAATGA
- a CDS encoding diacylglycerol kinase family protein, with protein sequence MNIKIIVNPQAGKGKAKKLAYEVENFLCGRGLEYSLDRTFRPMGAATLAKKAVEDGFDLVLSVGGDGTANEVANGLAGSRTRLAVIPAGTKNDFARSLGLDPEDLISACETAVEGRSRKIDLGLINGRYFLNGVSLGLKTELAKQGIEGSGPIALMDKVSQALFFFRRFKPLRVVITADSSVIDSSVISVQVANGRYLFGGRLVAPKASLEDGLLDLAVIKSGGKLRYLANRSKIKKGCGRYADDLISMRASKVDIECPLETYAKFDGELIKSSGTCSIRVSDSKLNVMSN encoded by the coding sequence ATGAACATCAAGATCATTGTCAATCCGCAGGCCGGTAAAGGAAAAGCAAAAAAGCTCGCGTACGAGGTCGAGAACTTTTTGTGCGGCAGAGGGCTGGAGTACAGCCTTGACCGCACCTTTAGGCCGATGGGCGCCGCGACCCTTGCAAAAAAGGCGGTCGAAGACGGCTTTGATCTGGTCCTGTCTGTAGGCGGTGACGGCACTGCCAACGAGGTTGCCAACGGGCTGGCAGGGAGCAGAACGCGTCTTGCTGTGATCCCGGCAGGAACAAAGAACGATTTTGCAAGGTCCCTTGGGCTGGATCCCGAGGATCTTATTTCTGCATGCGAGACCGCGGTCGAGGGGCGCTCCAGAAAGATAGATCTAGGACTTATTAACGGGCGGTATTTTTTGAACGGCGTGTCCCTGGGCCTCAAGACCGAACTTGCAAAACAAGGCATAGAAGGAAGCGGCCCTATTGCCTTAATGGACAAAGTGTCGCAAGCTCTTTTCTTTTTCCGCAGGTTCAAGCCGCTGCGGGTGGTTATAACGGCAGACTCCTCCGTGATAGACTCCTCGGTAATTTCGGTGCAGGTGGCAAACGGCAGATATCTGTTTGGAGGCCGGCTTGTGGCTCCAAAGGCCAGCCTTGAAGACGGTCTCCTTGACCTTGCCGTCATAAAAAGCGGCGGAAAGCTCCGGTATCTGGCCAACCGCTCAAAGATAAAGAAAGGCTGCGGAAGGTACGCTGATGACCTGATAAGTATGAGGGCCTCAAAGGTCGATATTGAATGCCCTTTGGAGACTTACGCAAAATTTGACGGGGAGCTCATCAAAAGCTCGGGCACCTGCTCCATCCGTGTTTCGGACAGTAAACTTAATGTAATGTCCAACTGA
- a CDS encoding Maf family protein — translation MKKLYLASASPRRKRLIKKIKGWKLFVLRNDHDENENKRLPPGRLAVHHAREKAQKAAPKVKSGTIVAADTIVVCAGKILGKPKNKKDAARMLRVISNKVVRVITGIAVMRIDRGMHLPCRTGQETTLVKIKKLSKDEIDAYVKTREPLDKAGAFAIQGRGAFLVERIKGDYDNVVGLPIKKLKSILEGQAAACPYEKNAKNV, via the coding sequence GTGAAAAAGCTTTACCTTGCCTCCGCCTCCCCCCGAAGAAAACGCCTGATAAAAAAAATAAAGGGCTGGAAGCTCTTTGTTTTACGGAATGATCATGACGAAAATGAGAATAAACGGCTGCCGCCCGGCAGACTGGCGGTCCATCATGCAAGAGAAAAAGCGCAGAAAGCGGCGCCAAAAGTTAAGAGCGGAACGATCGTGGCTGCAGATACGATAGTTGTCTGCGCCGGAAAGATACTGGGGAAACCCAAGAATAAGAAAGATGCTGCAAGGATGCTGAGGGTGATAAGCAATAAGGTGGTGCGGGTAATTACGGGGATTGCGGTGATGAGGATTGATAGGGGCATGCATCTGCCTTGCCGGACGGGACAAGAAACCACCCTTGTTAAGATCAAAAAATTGTCCAAAGATGAGATAGATGCATATGTTAAGACCAGGGAGCCCCTGGATAAGGCTGGGGCTTTTGCCATCCAGGGCAGGGGAGCTTTCCTGGTGGAGCGGATAAAGGGTGACTATGATAATGTGGTGGGGCTGCCGATCAAAAAGTTGAAATCGATATTGGAGGGGCAGGCGGCCGCCTGCCCGTACGAAAAGAATGCCAAAAATGTATGA
- a CDS encoding NAD(P)/FAD-dependent oxidoreductase yields the protein MPKMYDLIIVGAGPAGMMAAIRASERGLKVLILEKNSSAGKKLLICGNGRCNVTNAEKDPAAFCFNYMKNPKFMISMLHNYSNLEVMEFFESAGVALKVEPGLKVFPKSNKARDFLDALLKRLIKLKVDIIYEAPVEELLTSPHPQPLSQPLDYARGKRERGAVIRGVKTPKGEFLAPNVLLSTGGKTKQRTGSTGDGFRFAESLGHKIIPPKKALYPFEVKEVDICRKLNGLSVEAEVLFINRTGLLFKDHGPIMFANFGLTGPTMINAGLNVSNAQMSGFRVSINFFPGLDEKKVDELLVGNFAANPNKDVLNSLFLLLPKSLPPVILELSGISPDIKVHDLTKEQRKQILKQLTELSFTISNYVIVNKSIATDGGIDLKEIDNKTLESKIVKGLYFAGEILDVIGKTGGFNLQAAWSTGWTAGNSVSGGIIK from the coding sequence ATGCCAAAAATGTATGATCTCATAATCGTGGGGGCAGGTCCCGCCGGAATGATGGCTGCAATAAGGGCCTCGGAGCGCGGGCTCAAGGTCCTGATCCTGGAAAAGAATTCCTCTGCGGGGAAGAAACTTCTCATCTGCGGCAACGGCCGGTGCAATGTGACCAATGCGGAAAAGGACCCCGCGGCTTTCTGCTTTAATTACATGAAGAACCCGAAGTTCATGATCAGCATGCTGCACAATTATTCGAACCTGGAAGTGATGGAGTTCTTTGAGTCGGCAGGAGTGGCTCTCAAAGTCGAGCCCGGTTTAAAAGTGTTCCCCAAAAGCAATAAGGCAAGGGATTTTCTTGACGCGCTTCTTAAGAGGCTTATAAAGCTTAAGGTGGACATCATTTATGAAGCGCCTGTCGAGGAGTTGCTCACCAGCCCTCACCCCCAACCCCTCTCCCAACCCCTCGACTACGCTCGGGGCAAGAGGGAGAGGGGAGCAGTCATCCGGGGTGTCAAGACCCCCAAGGGGGAATTCCTTGCGCCAAATGTCCTTCTCTCGACCGGGGGCAAAACAAAGCAGAGAACAGGTTCAACGGGAGACGGGTTCAGGTTTGCAGAGAGCCTGGGACATAAGATAATCCCTCCAAAGAAAGCGCTGTACCCGTTTGAGGTAAAGGAAGTAGATATCTGCAGGAAACTGAATGGTTTAAGTGTTGAAGCGGAAGTCTTGTTCATCAACCGCACCGGCCTGCTTTTTAAGGACCACGGCCCGATAATGTTCGCGAACTTTGGTCTTACCGGACCAACCATGATAAATGCAGGCCTTAATGTTTCGAACGCGCAGATGAGCGGCTTCAGGGTCTCGATAAATTTCTTCCCAGGTCTTGACGAAAAGAAAGTCGATGAGCTTTTGGTCGGTAATTTTGCGGCCAATCCCAATAAAGATGTTCTGAATTCCCTTTTCCTGCTGCTTCCCAAATCTTTACCGCCTGTGATCCTGGAGCTTTCCGGGATATCCCCGGACATCAAGGTCCACGACCTGACAAAAGAGCAGAGAAAACAAATACTGAAGCAGCTTACCGAGCTTTCATTCACCATCTCAAACTATGTCATTGTCAACAAATCGATCGCTACCGACGGAGGCATAGACCTTAAAGAGATCGATAATAAGACCCTGGAATCAAAAATAGTTAAAGGCCTGTATTTTGCGGGAGAGATACTTGATGTCATCGGAAAAACAGGCGGCTTCAATCTTCAGGCGGCCTGGTCAACGGGCTGGACGGCGGGCAACAGCGTTAGCGGTGGTATAATTAAATAA
- a CDS encoding ferritin family protein: MSTDLEKAAKTSILLEEEGYALYMKAANASKNALGSATLKAIADKELMHIKAIENFYSQITGKDFDKAAGAADAQWSERLKSEVLSGIKGSLEKSVAPDKELLHAYEVGMDLEKKGFDFYKKIAGETEEPAAKKLFEFLAKEESIHYDLLEDTHLYLSNPSEWFHKEEKWLVEG, from the coding sequence ATGTCTACCGATCTTGAAAAGGCCGCAAAGACCTCGATACTTCTGGAAGAAGAAGGATATGCTCTCTATATGAAGGCGGCAAACGCCTCAAAGAACGCTCTGGGAAGTGCCACGCTAAAAGCCATAGCCGATAAAGAGCTTATGCACATTAAGGCAATAGAGAACTTTTATTCCCAGATAACCGGTAAGGACTTTGACAAGGCTGCGGGTGCAGCGGATGCGCAGTGGAGCGAAAGACTTAAGTCCGAAGTCTTAAGCGGTATAAAAGGCTCGCTTGAAAAGAGCGTCGCACCTGATAAGGAGCTTCTGCATGCCTATGAAGTAGGCATGGACCTTGAGAAGAAGGGTTTCGACTTTTATAAAAAGATAGCCGGCGAGACCGAAGAGCCTGCCGCAAAAAAACTGTTCGAATTCCTTGCCAAGGAGGAGAGCATACATTATGACCTCCTTGAGGACACGCATCTTTACCTGTCAAATCCCTCCGAATGGTTCCACAAGGAGGAAAAATGGCTGGTCGAAGGCTGA